One Halonatronomonas betaini DNA segment encodes these proteins:
- a CDS encoding 3-keto-5-aminohexanoate cleavage protein, with translation MDKLIITAAICGAEVTKEDNPNLPITPEEIALEARKAEEAGAAIIHLHVRDEDGQPTQSKERFAEVIEAIESEGVTAIIQPSTGGAAGMNWKERIQPVYLEPEMATLDCGTTNFGDEIFVNDLPLMRNFAREMRDLNILPELECFEPGHIYNALQLKREGLLTGHLHFDLVLGVPGAMPASIKNLLFMVEHLPEEATWTVAGIGRHELSLACHALVMGGHIRVGFEDNIYYSKGRLAESNAELVERIVRMAREVNREVATPAEAREILKIK, from the coding sequence ATGGATAAACTAATTATAACAGCAGCAATCTGTGGAGCCGAGGTAACAAAGGAGGATAATCCCAACTTACCGATAACTCCAGAGGAGATAGCCCTTGAAGCCAGGAAAGCTGAAGAAGCTGGAGCAGCCATAATCCATCTCCATGTCAGAGATGAAGATGGTCAGCCAACCCAGAGCAAAGAGCGTTTTGCCGAGGTTATTGAAGCTATCGAATCTGAAGGTGTTACAGCAATTATTCAACCCTCAACAGGCGGGGCAGCAGGTATGAATTGGAAAGAAAGAATTCAACCAGTTTATTTAGAACCTGAGATGGCCACCTTAGATTGCGGAACAACTAATTTTGGTGATGAGATCTTTGTAAATGATCTTCCATTAATGCGGAATTTCGCAAGAGAGATGCGGGACCTTAATATACTGCCAGAGTTAGAATGTTTTGAACCAGGCCATATTTATAATGCCCTGCAATTAAAGAGAGAAGGTCTTCTTACTGGACATCTCCATTTTGATCTGGTTCTGGGAGTTCCAGGGGCAATGCCAGCCTCAATAAAAAATCTCCTATTTATGGTTGAACATCTACCTGAAGAGGCAACCTGGACAGTGGCAGGAATTGGCCGCCATGAGCTCAGTCTGGCCTGTCATGCCCTGGTAATGGGCGGTCATATCAGAGTCGGTTTTGAAGATAATATCTATTACAGTAAAGGCAGGCTGGCAGAAAGTAATGCCGAATTAGTAGAAAGAATCGTTAGAATGGCTAGAGAAGTTAACAGGGAAGTGGCAACCCCTGCTGAGGCCAGAGAAATCTTAAAGATTAAATAA